One segment of Corynebacterium atrinae DNA contains the following:
- a CDS encoding DUF6941 family protein, with the protein MAADLDYAYLAEFARTQDGTITSVGASFTQTRSSGFPAMMELYVVGRIRRPEDEAAPTVSIEVRGPGESPAIEFAATLEDTEDAVKYDGKIGTVFVFSGPLILSAPGIYECRISVDGEYVRRLAFEALTPQDH; encoded by the coding sequence ATGGCTGCAGACCTTGACTACGCGTACCTCGCAGAGTTCGCCCGGACCCAGGATGGGACGATCACATCGGTCGGGGCGAGTTTCACCCAAACTAGGTCCTCTGGTTTTCCAGCGATGATGGAACTTTATGTCGTAGGCCGCATCCGTCGACCAGAGGACGAGGCGGCTCCAACGGTCTCGATCGAAGTTCGAGGCCCCGGAGAGTCACCAGCGATTGAATTCGCAGCTACGCTCGAAGACACAGAAGATGCAGTGAAATACGATGGGAAGATCGGGACCGTCTTCGTGTTCTCCGGTCCTCTCATCCTGTCAGCGCCCGGAATCTACGAATGCCGCATATCAGTGGACGGGGAGTACGTCCGCCGCTTGGCTTTCGAGGCACTCACCCCGCAAGACCATTGA
- a CDS encoding DUF2283 domain-containing protein, translating into MTQMSITIDQSVNAVYIALSDAEVARTVQVNSACLVDLDEFDCLVGVELLNPRGASLSEIQTHVHVRSEDIAPLGQALKMVPAYSMASGSLTSRSQVRVRQDTEFSAA; encoded by the coding sequence ATGACGCAAATGTCCATCACAATCGATCAGTCGGTAAACGCCGTGTACATCGCACTATCTGACGCGGAAGTCGCGCGCACGGTGCAGGTTAACTCGGCATGTCTTGTAGATCTGGATGAGTTTGACTGCTTGGTTGGCGTCGAACTACTCAACCCTCGTGGCGCGTCGCTCAGCGAGATCCAGACACATGTTCACGTAAGGAGTGAGGACATTGCTCCTTTGGGACAAGCGTTGAAGATGGTCCCTGCATACTCAATGGCGAGTGGCTCGCTGACCTCGCGGTCACAGGTCCGAGTTCGGCAGGACACCGAGTTTTCAGCTGCCTGA
- a CDS encoding restriction endonuclease: protein MAIRTWDGYLTPVLEVPKGGMAAVRRDLIEQVARQTGITDKDRLEYINSGQALYVSRISWAITYLHRADCLDRPKRAHYAINDLGRELLAAHPEGLNGKLLSQFAEAHGIVPPATSHKLSTVAGDGGDVDKQQELTPTELIEAGVERLHANVAADLLDRLYANDPAFFEQAVLDLLIGMGYGGTKGRATRTQLSNDGGIDGVIDQDALGLSRIYVQAKRYALDRVVGRPDIQAFVGALHGEQAHQGVFITTGQFSSGAVGYAENLNVRVVLIDGARLAQLMIRFGVGVQVKRTVSVVEVDEDFFEV, encoded by the coding sequence ATGGCTATTCGTACTTGGGATGGCTACCTCACCCCGGTTCTGGAGGTGCCGAAAGGTGGGATGGCCGCGGTCCGTCGTGATCTCATCGAGCAAGTGGCAAGGCAGACGGGTATCACTGACAAGGATCGTCTGGAGTACATCAACTCGGGTCAAGCGCTTTACGTAAGCCGGATCAGCTGGGCGATTACGTATCTACATCGCGCTGACTGCTTGGATCGCCCCAAGCGTGCCCACTATGCAATCAACGACCTCGGCCGGGAACTTCTCGCAGCCCACCCGGAGGGCCTGAACGGCAAACTACTTTCCCAGTTCGCGGAGGCACACGGCATCGTGCCGCCAGCGACGAGTCACAAGTTGTCGACGGTGGCGGGTGATGGCGGGGACGTCGATAAGCAACAGGAACTGACGCCGACCGAACTGATTGAGGCGGGCGTCGAGAGGCTGCACGCCAATGTGGCGGCAGACCTGCTGGACCGGCTGTATGCAAATGATCCCGCTTTCTTTGAGCAAGCCGTCCTCGACCTGCTCATCGGCATGGGCTACGGCGGCACGAAAGGCCGGGCGACGCGCACCCAGCTGAGCAACGACGGGGGGATCGACGGAGTCATTGACCAGGACGCCCTCGGGCTTAGCCGCATCTACGTGCAGGCGAAACGATACGCACTCGATCGAGTCGTGGGCCGGCCCGACATCCAAGCGTTCGTCGGTGCACTGCACGGGGAACAGGCACACCAAGGTGTGTTCATCACCACCGGGCAGTTCAGCAGTGGTGCCGTGGGGTATGCCGAGAATCTCAACGTTCGCGTGGTGCTCATCGATGGGGCCCGTCTCGCACAGCTGATGATCCGCTTCGGCGTGGGCGTGCAGGTCAAGCGCACAGTGTCGGTCGTCGAGGTGGATGAGGACTTCTTCGAGGTGTAG
- a CDS encoding DUF4258 domain-containing protein encodes MPHISGRGVRPPLGFRGTHPARPLILKFSPHARHRMRSRKITEDEVRQVLSSPELTRPGDPGRTVYERKIGRVICVVVVNDSDPTVIVTVFVR; translated from the coding sequence ATGCCGCATATCAGTGGACGGGGAGTACGTCCGCCGCTTGGCTTTCGAGGCACTCACCCCGCAAGACCATTGATTCTCAAGTTCTCGCCGCACGCCCGGCACAGGATGAGAAGTCGAAAAATCACGGAAGATGAGGTCAGGCAGGTCTTGTCCTCACCTGAGCTCACCCGTCCTGGAGATCCTGGTCGGACCGTGTATGAGAGAAAAATAGGTAGAGTAATATGCGTCGTCGTTGTCAATGACAGCGACCCAACAGTCATCGTGACCGTGTTCGTGCGATAA